From the Lolium rigidum isolate FL_2022 chromosome 2, APGP_CSIRO_Lrig_0.1, whole genome shotgun sequence genome, one window contains:
- the LOC124689950 gene encoding probable F-box protein At4g22030, which yields MAALQAQRLLLTHSTSSPSTSAARPRPQPRSRRSSVATCRAALNVPSGIHTTQENLSLQVNWIETPRVPASPSAVVSLEKLRAIADAAADRAEMHDIIGRQRDNWNHLLLHSTNSLTLAASAMAALAPAAPTMVALKASAGVLLATAAVTMAAVNKIQPSQLAEEQRNATRLWRELERELRAAIAHGGSTTKADVQEAMDRVLALDAAYPLPLLPGMLEKFPKAVEPTRWWPSRRPAQPKKSRSFGVASGNGWSQDLEDEMRGLLRVIKAKDENEFLTVGKLVLNLNRSLAVAGPALAGTAALASVFIGSGEAGTWATGAAVLGGALAASVNTVEHGGQMGMLFELLRNCAGFYRKIQEDIEANLNEPDVERREGGELFATKVALKLGRSLSDLKQFRKMASPSVRDEDIKEFAGKLF from the coding sequence ATGGCGGCACTCCAGGCCCAGCGCCTCTTATTAACCCATTCTACCTCCTCTCCTTCGACTTCCGCCGCGCGGCCACGGCCACAGCCACGGTCACGGCGGAGCAGCGTCGCTACCTGCCGCGCCGCCCTGAACGTGCCCTCCGGCATTCACACCACACAGGAAAACCTCAGCCTTCAGGTCAACTGGATCGAGACGCCGCGCGTACCGGCCTCCCCTTCGGCTGTCGTCTCATTGGAGAAGCTCCGCGCGATCGCGGATGCCGCGGCGGACCGCGCCGAGATGCACGACATCATCGGCAGGCAGCGCGACAACTGGAACCACCTGCTACTCCACTCCACCAACTCTCTGACGCTCGCCgcctccgccatggccgccctCGCGCCCGCCGCGCCGACCATGGTTGCGCTCAAGGCCTCCGCGGGCGTCCTCCTGGCCACCGCCGCGGTGACCATGGCCGCTGTCAACAAGATCCAGCCTTCGCAGCTCGCCGAGGAGCAGCGTAACGCCACGAGGCTGTGGAGGGAGCTGGAGCGGGAACTCCGCGCCGCTATCGCACACGGCGGGTCGACGACCAAGGCCGACGTGCAGGAAGCCATGGACCGGGTGCTCGCGCTCGACGCGGCCTACCCGCTGCCGCTATTGCCCGGTATGCTCGAGAAGTTCCCCAAGGCTGTCGAACCCACCCGCTGGTGGCCAAGCCGTCGGCCCGCGCAGCCCAAGAAGTCCAGGAGCTTCGGCGTCGCTTCCGGCAATGGATGGAGCCaagatctcgaggacgagatgcgAGGCCTCCTCCGGGTCATCAAGGCCAAGGACGAGAACGAGTTCCTCACGGTGGGCAAGCTGGTTCTAAACCTCAACAGGAGCCTCGCCGTGGCTGGACCGGCGCTGGCCGGCACGGCCGCACTCGCCTCGGTGTTCATCGGCTCCGGAGAGGCCGGTACGTGGGCGACAGGTGCTGCCGTACTCGGCGGCGCGCTGGCGGCGTCAGTGAACACGGTGGAGCACGGCGGGCAGATGGGCATGCTCTTCGAGCTGCTCCGCAACTGCGCCGGGTTCTACCGCAAGATCCAGGAGGACATTGAGGCCAACCTCAACGAACCCGACGTGGAGCGGAGGGAGGGCGGCGAGTTGTTCGCCACAAAGGTAGCGCTCAAGCTCGGCCGGAGCCTGTCGGACCTCAAGCAGTTCAGGAAGATGGCCTCGCCGTCCGTCAGGGACGAGGACATCAAGGAATTCGCCGGGAAACTCTTCTAA